A segment of the Candidatus Bipolaricaulota bacterium genome:
TCGTAGATAAAATGGGTTATCTCGGCATCGTGGCCGCGATGTTCCTCGAAAGCTCGTTCTTCCCGTTTCCGAGCGAGCTCGTGCTCCCGCCGGCCGGGTACCTCGCGAGCCAGGGGAAGATGGAGCTGTGGGCCGTCGTCCTGCTCGGGACCCTCGGCGCGATCCTCGGGGCGCTGTTCAATTATTGGATCTCGCTTGCACTCGGCCGGCCACTGATCCTCCGGTTGGGCCGTTACTTCGGACTCACCGAGAAGGCGTATATCCGGGCGGAGGGGTTCTTCCGCCGCCACGGCGAGATATCGACGTTCGTCGGGCGGCTCATCCCCGGCCTCCGCCAGTACATCTCGCTTCCCGCCGGGCTGGCCCGCA
Coding sequences within it:
- a CDS encoding DedA family protein; this translates as MGHIVSVIVGIVDKMGYLGIVAAMFLESSFFPFPSELVLPPAGYLASQGKMELWAVVLLGTLGAILGALFNYWISLALGRPLILRLGRYFGLTEKAYIRAEGFFRRHGEISTFVGRLIPGLRQYISLPAGLARMSIPRFLLFTGLGAGIWASVLALVGYVIGNNQEAVRSSLHRITIYTGIAVVILIGAYVVLYRHRRKQQ